CTCTACATTGATTGATTGCATTACACCCTCTTTCATATGGGTTGGCTTCATGCGTCTTACAAAGATTGGGATGTTTAGGGCTACATCCGGGGCTAACATCAGCTTTTATAGCATCATAGTCGATGACATTTGCATTTACATTGGTAATCCCGACCATACCAATACAAATGAAAAGAGCACAAAAAAAAACGAGCATGTTTTGTTTGGAGATGGCCATTAAAACTCAATACTTGAAATAGTTTGATATAAATGACTTTCGACCCAGAATATTTATACTTGTTAGCTGTATTTTTAGTATGTCTatttattaccaaaaaaaaagaaagttttgaACCTATGGTTAATATTTGCCTACTATTTCGATCCTAACTCATATTTAGCTCAAACAATATTGAATTAGTCGTGAAgttcaagagaaaaaaaaaaaaaaaaatcaaatatgtcTTTATTTATGAATACGCCTCATAagtagaaattatattaaaatcagaaattatttattaaaaaatattttaaataaatatatatatataaacggAGAAATTTCTCTGTGATAACTCAATCATATAATAGGGGAGTGACATTTATagacttaattttaataattttaaaataaataaataaaataactcgaatgactaagttaaaataatgtcataaattgaaaatattataataatattaaactcgattattttttattaataatttaaattaataatattgaagaaaaaaaaacgagaattgagaatattattattttatttatttttagaaaggGTGTGATTGGGTGGATGTTTTTATGTTCTTCAGTTTTACATGTGTTTGTCACGTGATTCCTTTCTACCCACTCTCTTGTCTTTTTTTAGTCCCAATTAATTTTTACCGCACTCCAAAGCTGGTCAATTGTATATAAAAGCTAGTAAAAAATCACGGACCTTGTtacaattcaaatattaatatattatatcatcccattaaaatattaaaattttgactttACTCTTATTGAATGCGttcattttgtaaaatatcataacatgGTTTTGGTCTCCATATATATGCACATGGGCTCCCATACAAACTCGTATAATATGCATGAGATCCTTgtagtttaaaattaagacaTATATATGATACTAGTCACATTGAGCTCCCATACAAACTCGTATAATATGCATGAGATCcttatagtttaaaattaagacaTATATATGATACTAGtcacattttcatttcatacGTAACATAatcatttcatgttttttcatAATGTAAGGCAAGCAGTAAAGtcacttatttatttagtgaGGCAAaagttgattttcatttttcataatGTAAGGCAAGTGAGACCAAAGttactaaaaatttaagttttatttatttagtgaGGCAAaagttgattttcatttttcataatGTAAGGCAAGTGAGGCCAAAGttactaaaaatttaagtttatttaccgtttgattttgatggtCTTGTCgtcaaatattgaaattatatattgagCGAGAGcgattttcattcattttgatGGTCTTGTCGTCAAATATTGAAGtaatatataatgaaaaaaatcaaaattaaatgaaattatttttttggaaaatttggaaataaaaggtagaaaataaaaagaacaatatttgtgttaaataattaaaataaaaaattattagtcccccaaataaatacaaaataagcCAGAAGGAGCCCTATACTTTTGGTTGTAATTTGGGCAAGCCGACTCGGAGCGGAGGAGGCAGTGGTGGTAGCCTCGGGGGCAGGGGACGCGTCGTGGTGGGCGTGTGGGGCAAGATCAGCACCACCCTCCTTGTCAAACACCAGCTCGTTTTCGGCATTGAAATTAGAGGAATCAAAGGCATGAACCTTTGGAATCCCAGAATGGGGATTGACCCCAGGCCCAACTTGCCAGACTTGGTTCAGCGACTTAGCCTTCTCTGGAACCTTTACAGTAGCAAAGATGGTGAACTGCTCCTGGGAGCATTCGGCGGCGACGTCCCAAACAGGGAAAGAAAGGGAGTGGGAAGGGAGGACAACAGAGTAGGAGGAGATGTTGAAGGTACGGACAGCAGGGGTACCTCCAGATTGGGAGGCAATCAGGGCTTGGGCTCCGATCATGCCGGTGTGGGTGGGGTTAACAGCCCAGGCAACCCATCCCTCCTCGTGCGGCGGCGTGGCAATGAAGGCGATGGAAAGAGATGAATTTTTGGGGTCGTGGGTCCAGTGGAGAAAGGCGCCGAGCTCGGGGAGATCCTCGCAGTGGGCGAAGGATCTTTTAGGGAAGGTTTGGGAAGAACAAGTGAGGGATTGGGCCTGCGAGATGAGCGATCCAATTAGGCAAACACTGAGAAGGGCATTGCCTAAGGACGCCATTTGCAGGGGAATTTTGAGGAAATTATGAGAGTTTCCGTGGGAGACAGGGAATTGGGGAACAGGGTTTATAATCATTCATCTTATCTTATCAATGGATTACAAAACAAGTTTTTGTAGGGCTAAATATTAGGAGGGGGGAGTTGTAACATACCTATAAATTAaccttttttgttctttctttcctttttttaaggtttcaaTGTTTGAGGGATTGTACAAAAATACCTCccaattcatatttttaaatttagggtttatatTCCACGTTTTCTCTTAAAATTCGCCCTCTATCATCCTACTCAAGTTTTCCGTCAACTAAACAACATGTCTAACTcacctccaaatcatcctaAACTCCATccttaatttgtttttagaaaTAGTATGTGAGATTGTATATCGGTTaggacgatacgtaatggattaaagcagacaatatcggttgttacaaatggtatcaatatcggttgttacaaatggtatcagagtaagAAGACACTGTGCAGTGTGCAAGTAAGAACGTTCGGCcttgagatcttacatcggttggagaaggaaactaaacatttcttatcaataagggtatgaaaacctctccctaacatgcattttaaaaccgtgagatgggacggcgatatgtaacgagccaaagcggacaatatctgcgatatcagagccagacaccaagcagtgtgccagtgaagatGTTGGGTGAAgatgttgggcctccaagggggtggattgtgaaatcatACATAGAGGAGAACGATgtaatgatatcagagccaaacaccaaatAGTGTGTCAATGAAGATGTTGGGCCTTGAAGATGTTGGGCcttcaaggggggtggatagTGAGATCATACatagagggaaacgaagcatccCGTGTGGATACCTCTccctcttcctaacagacgcgttttaacaCCGTTAGactgatgacaatacgtaatagGTCGCCTCAACAACGAAGTACCTTTCATTttggaaaaatgaaatcatggacaataaacaaataaaacatccAAACCAAAgggtttataattattaaacttgAGTACACAACCACAAAAGTTTTGCTTTTGCACAAACAGTTTATACAATCGTTCATGACACACTCTTCACAAATGATTCATTAAAACCAATGAGTGTATGAAAACAATTCAGCATCGCCCAGAGAAGGCAGAGATCTCAAGTTGCTTGGAGGGATCCGGCATGGGAGCACTGTATCTACCGAACAGCTTGTAAGAAGACAGAATGGAAATGAAAGCATAGAAAGCAACCACAACGAAGGTGATCACCACCGAGGCCGTGGCTTTGCTGCAGAACTTCCCAAACGACCCACAGGCCGCACTCCATGTTATTTCAGTGTCCCCATTGTAGGCTAAGTACAGCACCTCCGTCGACACCGTCCCCGCCGCCAGGGTTATGTAGGTCAGCAGCTATGGAGATGCGAGGTAAACAATCGATTACATTTGATTCATCTTAATTATTATCTAATgaacacaacccaacccaacctgatCTAGGAAGAACAGAGTCCAAGCCTTAGACATGGTAGAAGGTCGAGACATGGCCGCCACCACCGCCGACAGGAACGAGTACCCAGCACATATTCCATTAACATGCACCAAAAACCTACATTTACTTACCAACGTTATTAAATCCACCACTAccaaatattattctcttttctctccaaatttataaaacacAATTAGTATGAGAGATTTctacgcccttataaagaatttacTGACATGAGATGTCAATTATTGGGGGTGAGTCAcacattgattaatttagtggaagatcatgagtttataagtgaggaatactatctccattggtacgagacctttcgggaagcccaaagtaaagctatgagagcttatgatcaaagtcgacaatatcatacgattGTGGAGAGTTTTAGTATCATCTAAACCAACTCCTTTTCTCGAGAGCATATTAGTAATCTAACAAAACCTACATCTTTAAGGCTAGCAACAATTTATCTCTTCAAATACTCGGAAATTCTATAACAGACATTACTCTGATACTACTAGTTAGATATAATAGACCTCCCGagattaatataatattgtccattttaagGGTACGTGCGAGCTAAAAACCACATCAttaaccaaaattttcaaaaacccatttgagaTCCGACAAAATTTCATagaaaaaagacaaagaaaactccatagattaaaaaaatgacgaAAAGGGGTTTCCATACTTGAAAGCTCCAAGGTCGGAGTAAGCAACAGAGCCATAGTCATCGGTCTGGGAGTTCTTGAGCATCACAATAAGCGCCGCCACGCAGAGCCCCATCGACGCAAGGCGGAGCAACGTGTCCGCCACCCGCATGCCACTACTGCTAAGGGTTTCATCGACAACAGCCGACGAGCTGGCCGCCGCCGCAGCAGCTCCACCATTAGTGCTGTATTTGTCGTCCATATGGAGAGATTGGAAGGTGAGGGTTTGGGTTTGTAATGTGGTTGGTCCAATTATAAGGCTCATCATCTGCGGTTGATTTATGGTCCATTAATGGTGGTGGTTGAGTTGCAGTGGGAGGTAGCATTGAAGGAGCTTGCTTAGCTTTCCTGAATCGCTATTAATGGGAAATGAATTGAGACCACACGCATTTCTATGTGAATTTTTATCCTCAAGATGTGTATGTGTGAACCCAATTATGTGTACACGTTTCTACACTGTTCATTCAATTACAGGAACCAAAAGTTGGTAATATATCACTACTTCTACTTCAGCTATATATCGCATTCTTGTCTATAATAGGAtccattatttaaatttggaatCGTAGGTACCCGAGATTTGGCTGTCTGGTTTTGAAACGGGATTTAGAATTTGGATTCAACACGTAATGGCCGTGTCATTGATACGACTACGTTACCTAATTATCTTTCAGTTTCTTATCATTGAgttaacttttatttcttttaagcAAATTTTACTATCATATTCTTAAGATTGGTGACATcgcacgtcggttggagaatggaacgaagcattcggtgtggaaacctatccctaatagacatgttttaaaatcgtgtacacaatatttgctagcggcaaccttgagctgttacaaatagtacaAGAACCAGACACTGGGTTGTGTTCCAACGAGAATGTTGAGCCtctccttataagggtgtgaaaatttctccttacacgcgttttaaaaatgtgaggctgacagtgatacgtaatgggctaaagctGACAATGCTGACAATATAGGCTAGTGGTGgccttagactgttacaaatggtttcagAGACAAACACCGAGCCGTATGCCAAGACACTGAATCTCCAAGAGGTGGATTTGTGAGTCGTGTGAAATTAACTATGAATAGACCCAACCCCAACCCTAGGTTGGAGTTGTGtggtttaaatttaatgtctttttaaaaaaaatccaaactttatttatattgttaCGATTATTCATTATCTAACTTTAATTTGAGTTAGTGTGTTTCATAAAGCTATAAAAAGTTGTTgcaattaaatttatcattattcccccataattaatatatattttccactaaatcataaaaataattttatttcacaaaaaaattaatttagttctattagaataaaaataggtGTCGGAAAATTTAGTATTGAGATTGATTCAACATGTGAAATTTCTCCATCGTGCCTAATAAATTGGTGTGTGTCTCAATCCCTCTCTGAACCTATAATTGTGTTCGAGAGATGCATAAACCTAAATCCtaatatttaaagttgttGGACAATCTCTATTCAAATTAGGtttataaatatgaatatgaacTTATGCTCGAGAGATAGAATAAACCTAAATCCTAAGATTTAgagttgtttatttatttaatattcgATGTATAAATTTTCGAGAAGGGGAGTCTAGGGGATCTTCTGGACCACGTATATAAAAAACTTGAAAGGTTTATATGAGTGCAAaggtttttattattttaatttatataattataagtttttatttGAGTAAactaatgttttttaatttaattgataaatttagaaaaaattagacattaatgaaattattattttttaaaatttaagaatataaattgatatatatatattaataaggaaacaaaataaaaacatcataatttGTTagagtatttaattttgttcgtccacaaaaggaaaatacagaaattaaaaataaaataacggTGTGTGATTTGCCCGTGCCCGCACTGCCCGGtttaacaaatttcaaattcctgctattttcttttaaatattaaataaaattttggaagggtacaaatttcaaatttcaaaattaaaaaaaaaaaaaaaaaaaaaaaaaaaaaaaaaaaaaaNCGGTCGACTAACATTCTGTAAAGAGTAACGCAAAATTTCCCTCTCTTTAACCAAAATCATCGGCATCTCTCTCTgttccaaaaaaaaagtttgagaaATTTGAGAGCACTAacatttcttttctcctttttcattctctttacAGACTCTGATTATTGCTTCTTTTAGGAATTTCCATTACTTACCGCCTCTGCCATTTGAATCTCCTCCTCCCCTTCTTCTATTGCCCTGTTTTTTCCCCTGTTTCCCATTTCAAAGAGTTTGGTGGCAATGCATGATCAAGATTCCTGTTCCATCCCTGGTGAAGGTATTACTGTTcgattcttttgttttgatcTTTTTCTTGCTGTTTATCTGGTGCTCTTAAGATGAAATTGGCTTGTTATAACTGAGGTAATGTGATTGATTGGAAATTTAGTGGTGGGTTACTGGGTTCTTTACTGATGTCCGTGAATTCAGAGGTTTCTTTGATTTGTACTGTTTTGATGCgctgttttattttatgacccaattttcatttagttGAAGTGATgatgaaaaccctaattttcttctGTGTTTTTTGGACTAATCTTTAATCATTGTAAGTTGCAGGGAAATCCATGCCGGAATTTACCTCGGCTTCTCTTGATCTAGGTATCTCTGCTGGTTCTCCCGATATTCCAGTCAATAACTACTGTGATTCACCAGAAATCTTGGATATTAAGTGTTGTAAACTTATGGAATCTCCCGTAGAGCTTTCCTTCGAAAATAGCTTTACGGGTGTTGAGGTTAGCCATAACCAGATAACCCCATCTGTTAGATTTTCCAATTTGTGTGAAACATATGAGCAAGAACTATCTCCAGAATCTTCCTTTGAGTTGGCTCCTTCTCCAGCTACCAGTTCTCTGAAATCTGAAGAACTCCTTCAAGCTATAAGTGTCAATGCAGGTGCTCCAAGTGATGCTGTGGATATGGATGGGATAAACTATGTGGAAGACAATTGGTATAAGGGTGGTGATACCATTAGGTCTGATGAAATTGAGCATCCTCTGTATCAAACCGCTCGTTTTGGGGATTTTTGTTACAATTTCTCATCATTAGAACCTGGGAATTATGTTGTTGACCTGCATTTTGCTGAAATTGTATTTACCAATGGCCCACCTGGTATGAGGGTGTTTGATGTCTATTTGCAAGACCAGAATGTAAGAATCTACATCTCATTGCCCAATCACCTGCACAACAtctattgatttttttgttcctaATCTTAAGAAATCTCGATAGATATGTTGTTGGTTTGGTTGTAGGTTGTTTCTGGCCTGGATATATATGCTCGTGTCGGTGGGAACAAGCCTCTCATTATATCTGACCTCAAAACTTCTGTCGATGTAAAAGATTTAAGCATTAGATTTGAAGGACAGATGGGTAGGCCAATTGTTTGTGGTATTTCTGTGAGGAAAGATCTCCCTTCAAGTGAGTAAAccaagcatttttttttctttctattggTTCATCTTGTTCAAGATTTAGTCTTTATCATCTTGTGGCAATGGACAATTCTCATCACAGATAGAAAAGAGGTTGAATTGCTCGAAGATATGGGATCATCTCAACTATCCAACGGGGAGATGTCCAAAGTAGGCcttctaataaatttgattaaacttaggattaaaatttgttgtgagccttatataaaattatttcaatcatGTTTTGTAGGATAGTGATGACTTGATAGTAAAAGAGAAGTACCTAGTGCTGCAAAAGGATCTTGAGCTCATGAAGAATGAGCTAGCAGCAGCAAGGAAGAACATGGAGGAACTTAGAAAGGAAAACAATCAAAAGAGTAGAGAATGTCAAGAAGCTTGGAAGTCTTTAAATGAGCTGCAAAACGAGCTCATGCGCAAGTCAATGCATGTTGGATCTCTTGGTAATAGACACTGACTTCTGTAGCTTCTAGCTATTTCACTATTTATTTGATGATCCTTTGATGGGTTTCCCTTTGCAGCTTTTGCCATTGAGGGACAGGTGAAAGAGAAGGGCAAATGGTTTTCTTCGTTGAGAGACCTTACCAGAAAAGTAAAGGTATGTAAAAGTAAACATTCAACATATAAACGTTCACGAAAAATCAGATTGGATTATTGAGAAGTTTCATATCTCAGATcatgaaaatagaaaacatcAAATTATCAGAGGAGGCATTGGCATTCAAGAACTGCTTTGTggatatgaatgaaatgacTTCTAAAATTCAGACAGCATGTAAGCTAGCACACCAACTTTTTACAAGAATCTACGTAACGTTAATTCTATGAATACATTGCTAATTAATTATCTGAGTCCACTTGTTTTTCCCCTCTGCTTTTTATAGTTAAACAGCAATTAGATTTGCAAGAAACCCTGAAGACTAAATTTGTTGAAGGAGCTAAGGAACGGAAAGAACTCTACAATAAGATGTTGGAGTTGAAAGGTCAGCTAGCTTTTCTGTAGTGTTCTTGTTTCAAAAGATTGACCCAAGTTTGAGAAACTGAAAGTGGTTAGTGATGTCATGCTCTTCACAGGAAACATTAGGGTCTTTTGTAGGTGTAGGCCTTTAAATACAGAAGAGATTGGTTCTGGAGCTTCAATGGTTGTTGATTTTGAGTCGGCCAAAGATGGCGAGTTGATTGTTAAGTCAAATGGGGCTCCCAGAAGAATCTTTAAGTTTGATTCTGTATTTGGTCCTCAGGCAAATCAAGGTAAAGAATGAAAGTATAATGCAAATGATCACAGTGAAACAATATATTGATTATTTGTGTACCTGAATTTGTAGGAGATGTGTTTGAAGATACTGCGCCATTTGCGGCTTCAGTTCTAGATGGTTACAATGTTTGTATATTTGCATATGGCCAAACCGGGACTGGAAAAACTTTTACAATGGAGGGCACTGAGGGAGCTCGTGGAGTCAATTATAGGATTCTTGAGGAGCTGTTTCGCTTAACGAAGGAGCGCCAGAAGCTACATCGATACAAAGTATCTGTTAGTGTCTTGGAAGTGTATAATGAGCAAATACGGGACTTGCTAGTCTCAGCATCTCAGTCAGGAAATGGTTCAAAAAGGTAATGATGGTTAGTCATTTCCTCTAAGTGACTCATGCAGTTATTGACTCATTGTGCTTGAGCTTATTTCAGGCTCGAAGTAAGACAAATCAGTGAAGGAATACATCATGTTCCTGGCATGGTAGAGGCACCTGTCGACAACATGAGTGAAGTTTGGGAAGTTTTACAAACTGGCAGCAATGCAAGAGCTGTTGGTTCAACCAATTGTAATGAGCACAGCAGCCGATCCCACTGGTCTGTCTCTCTATTTTACATTCGGTTAACTGATGAAAAGGATGTGATCTTGCTGTATATTAATGGGTGATTTTGGTTATTGCATATCAAACAGCATACACTGTGTGATGGTGAAGGGGGAGAATTTGCTAAATGGGGAATGCACAAGTAGCAAACTCTGGTTGGTGGACTTGGCAGGTAGCGAACGGATTGCTAAAGTAGAAGTACAGGGAGAACGACTCAAGGAaacacaaaatattaatagatCTCTTTCTGCACTTGGTGATGTTATATCCGCTCTCGCCACAAAAAGCCCTCATGTTCCTTTTAGGTAAGTAAGATTTGAGCTACTTTTGctgttataatattatcccATGACGCTACAAATAACCACTACACACCGTCTTCCTTTGTCAGAAACTCCAAGCTCACTCATTTGCTTCAAGATTCACTAGGTATTGTACTTTCTCCTCTAGATTATgtatttacttatttactgtaagatcccacattggttggagaggggaacaaagcattccttatactacgggtgtggaaatctctctctaacagatgcgttttaaaaatttgagggTAAGCcgaaaaaggacaatatctgctagcggtgggcttgggattgggctgttacatgtACACATTGCTTATGTGTTTATGTTGCTTTACTGATAAATGGAACTTGTATTTTTAGGGGGAGATTCAAAGACACTCATGTTTGTACAGATCAGTCCCAATGAAAATGACTTGAATGAGACTCTTTGCTCATTAAACTTTGCGAGCAGAGTAAGAGGAATTGAGTTGGGTCCTGCTAAGAGACAACTTGATATGTCTGAATTCCACAAATGCAAACAGATGGTAACAAGTGCCTCCCTTTAACAGATGCAATCTTCTGTGTTTTTCTATGATAATCTCAATCTGGTTCTTCACTCATTGCTTGTGTTAGGCTGAGAAAACAAAGCTGGATATGAAGAGTAAAGATCTGCAGATCAGAAAGATGGAAGAAACAATGCATGGATTAGACttgaagatgaaggaaaaagatcagaaaaacaaaaatctacaGGATAAGGtaaatgaattttgtattACAAAAACCATTAAGAACCCACATTGTTTGTGCTGATTTTTGTGT
This genomic window from Cucurbita pepo subsp. pepo cultivar mu-cu-16 chromosome LG01, ASM280686v2, whole genome shotgun sequence contains:
- the LOC111803458 gene encoding auxin-induced in root cultures protein 12-like; this translates as MASLGNALLSVCLIGSLISQAQSLTCSSQTFPKRSFAHCEDLPELGAFLHWTHDPKNSSLSIAFIATPPHEEGWVAWAVNPTHTGMIGAQALIASQSGGTPAVRTFNISSYSVVLPSHSLSFPVWDVAAECSQEQFTIFATVKVPEKAKSLNQVWQVGPGVNPHSGIPKVHAFDSSNFNAENELVFDKEGGADLAPHAHHDASPAPEATTTASSAPSRLAQITTKTDVSPGCSPKHPNLCKTHEANPYERGCNAINQCRGGEPVVINAIEKIDMKHNDIIESERSESKAGTDEGVGKFKGMVKDNTRKINPGALENISDGIVG
- the LOC111789502 gene encoding CASP-like protein 2A1; its protein translation is MDDKYSTNGGAAAAAASSSAVVDETLSSSGMRVADTLLRLASMGLCVAALIVMLKNSQTDDYGSVAYSDLGAFKFLVHVNGICAGYSFLSAVVAAMSRPSTMSKAWTLFFLDQLLTYITLAAGTVSTEVLYLAYNGDTEITWSAACGSFGKFCSKATASVVITFVVVAFYAFISILSSYKLFGRYSAPMPDPSKQLEISAFSGRC